The following proteins are co-located in the Acidicapsa acidisoli genome:
- a CDS encoding alpha-mannosidase — protein MSRFPKSLLLAALMAFAFRAPAQTMEAPDITKQPTLYVVPYAHLDTQWRWEYPQVISEYLLKTMRVNFDYIDKYPHYVFNWTGSNRYRLMKEYYPADYARLKQYVAKGNWYPAGSSVEEGDVNLPSAESIIRQVLYGNTYFRNEFGKASAEYMLPDCFGFPASLPTILAHAGVKGFSTQKLNAVWQPAPLIGGPDSPEKTPEGIPFNVGLWQGPDGETVIAALNPGGYGSRIYTDLSKSPPPEVPPAPGSNPRRRQPSEPDWPKRINLDGSVTGVYADYHYVGTGDIGGATNEESVKLLEATVTHGEAVLPSSEGNAADAPAQGTPVRMGDGPVHVISAAADQMFLDIKPEMQSKLPSYKGDLELINHSAGSLTSEAYHKRWNRRNEILADAAEKASIAASWMGGRPYPQQRLNDAWMLVMGGQFHDSGAGTATPRAYEFQQNDDVIALNQFSDVLTSATQSVASALDTQVSGTPVVVYNPLNIAREDVVEAALPSTGESPKAVRVFGPDGHEVPAQVEDGKVLFLAKVPSVGYAVYDIRRVQSPAPSAELKVSQSTLENGRYRISLSPGGDVTSIIDKSLNKDLLAGPMRLAISNDAPKQWPAWNMDFDQEQAAPRAYVGGAAKIRVVESGPVRIAVEVTRESEGSKFVQTVRLSAGDPGNRVEFSDSIDWRTLSANLKAVFPLSAANKMATYNWEIGTIQRPAATERQFEVASHHWIDQTDESGSYGATILTDVKNGSDKRDDSTIRLTLLRTPGAASQMKGGYTDQLNQDWGHHEILFGIAGHAGDWRQGRTDWQAYRLSTPLIAFETEKHAGKLGRDFSLLTVDNPDIRILALKKAELSDEVIVRLVELDGKPAPQVRVKFAGPIASMREVNGQELPIDQPIGSASVVDGALETSFKPYQPRTFALRLGESPAHLNSVTSKPVALKYDLAAASEDDTKSIGGFDKQGDALPAEMLPTQLSVNGVDFQLAHAGTGKPDALVTKGQAIPLPAGDFNKVYVLAASAQGDQQAQFRVGDRPVSLTVEDWGGFIGQWDTRQWKPRPDSITQGGGPNSQVPAHQVPLRKDWAVSANHATWDLHNQGSPAWSPRYPEDYLGLRPGYVKPATLAWYASHHHTPEGLNQPYAYSYLFVYPMDLPAHARTLTLPANDSIRILAISVAKEEPKVAPAEPLYDTLGRTTESNANEDAATR, from the coding sequence ATGTCGCGTTTCCCGAAGAGTTTATTGCTTGCTGCCTTGATGGCGTTCGCGTTTCGCGCCCCGGCGCAGACCATGGAGGCTCCGGATATCACGAAGCAACCGACGCTTTATGTGGTTCCCTACGCTCACCTCGATACGCAGTGGCGTTGGGAATACCCGCAGGTAATCAGCGAATACCTGCTGAAAACAATGCGAGTAAACTTCGATTACATCGATAAATATCCGCACTATGTCTTTAATTGGACGGGCTCCAATCGATACCGGCTCATGAAGGAGTATTATCCCGCCGACTATGCAAGATTGAAGCAGTACGTCGCCAAGGGTAACTGGTATCCAGCCGGTTCTTCCGTCGAAGAGGGCGATGTAAATCTCCCCAGCGCGGAGTCGATCATTCGCCAGGTACTGTACGGCAACACCTACTTCCGCAATGAGTTTGGCAAGGCCAGCGCCGAATATATGCTGCCGGATTGTTTCGGGTTTCCGGCGTCACTGCCGACCATTCTGGCGCATGCTGGCGTAAAAGGGTTCTCGACGCAGAAGCTGAACGCGGTGTGGCAGCCCGCTCCTCTGATTGGCGGTCCCGATTCTCCGGAGAAGACGCCTGAAGGCATTCCTTTCAATGTCGGGCTATGGCAAGGTCCCGACGGAGAGACAGTGATCGCGGCGCTCAATCCCGGCGGCTACGGAAGCCGGATTTACACCGACCTGAGTAAGAGTCCGCCGCCGGAAGTACCTCCAGCACCGGGCTCGAATCCGCGCCGGAGGCAGCCATCTGAGCCGGACTGGCCAAAGCGCATCAATCTGGACGGAAGCGTGACTGGCGTTTATGCCGATTACCACTACGTCGGCACTGGCGATATCGGTGGCGCTACCAATGAAGAGTCCGTAAAGCTGCTCGAAGCCACGGTGACGCATGGCGAGGCCGTTCTGCCCTCATCTGAAGGTAACGCTGCCGACGCGCCGGCGCAGGGCACACCTGTCCGAATGGGCGATGGACCCGTGCACGTGATCTCCGCAGCCGCTGATCAAATGTTCCTCGACATCAAACCGGAGATGCAGTCGAAGTTGCCCAGCTACAAGGGCGATCTGGAATTGATCAATCACTCGGCTGGCTCGCTTACCTCGGAGGCCTATCACAAGCGCTGGAATCGCCGGAATGAAATCCTGGCTGACGCCGCCGAGAAAGCCTCGATTGCAGCCTCGTGGATGGGCGGCCGTCCTTACCCGCAGCAACGCCTGAACGATGCGTGGATGCTGGTGATGGGTGGACAGTTTCACGACTCGGGAGCAGGAACGGCGACCCCGCGCGCCTATGAGTTTCAGCAGAACGACGATGTGATTGCGCTTAATCAGTTCTCGGATGTGCTCACCAGCGCCACGCAGTCCGTGGCGTCCGCACTGGACACGCAGGTGAGCGGAACGCCCGTTGTGGTGTACAACCCCCTGAACATTGCGCGTGAAGACGTGGTCGAGGCTGCGTTGCCATCTACCGGCGAATCGCCGAAGGCAGTGCGAGTCTTTGGTCCCGACGGACATGAGGTACCCGCGCAGGTCGAAGACGGCAAAGTTCTGTTCCTCGCCAAAGTGCCGTCTGTCGGATACGCTGTTTACGATATTCGCCGCGTACAGTCGCCCGCGCCCTCGGCGGAACTAAAGGTGAGCCAGTCTACGCTGGAAAACGGGCGTTATCGCATCTCGCTCAGCCCGGGCGGTGACGTAACCAGCATCATCGACAAGTCGCTGAACAAGGATTTACTCGCAGGACCGATGCGACTGGCTATCTCTAACGATGCGCCGAAACAGTGGCCTGCCTGGAACATGGATTTTGACCAGGAGCAGGCAGCGCCGCGCGCCTACGTCGGCGGAGCCGCAAAGATTCGCGTAGTGGAAAGCGGCCCCGTACGAATAGCGGTGGAAGTCACTCGCGAGAGCGAAGGCTCGAAGTTCGTGCAGACCGTTCGACTGTCGGCCGGCGACCCAGGCAATCGCGTTGAATTCAGCGATTCAATCGACTGGAGGACGCTGTCCGCAAATCTCAAGGCGGTGTTTCCGCTGTCAGCCGCCAACAAGATGGCCACCTATAACTGGGAGATTGGCACGATTCAGCGGCCCGCGGCTACAGAACGGCAGTTCGAGGTAGCCTCGCATCACTGGATTGACCAGACCGACGAGAGCGGCTCTTACGGCGCGACCATCCTTACCGACGTCAAGAACGGCTCGGACAAGCGCGACGACAGCACCATCCGCCTGACGCTGCTCCGCACGCCAGGGGCTGCTTCGCAAATGAAAGGCGGCTATACCGATCAACTGAACCAGGACTGGGGCCACCACGAGATTCTCTTTGGGATCGCAGGGCACGCCGGAGACTGGCGCCAGGGCCGCACAGATTGGCAAGCCTATCGTCTCAGCACTCCGCTGATCGCCTTTGAAACGGAGAAACACGCCGGTAAGCTAGGACGTGATTTCTCGCTTTTGACCGTCGACAACCCGGACATCCGCATTCTCGCCCTCAAAAAGGCTGAACTGAGCGATGAAGTGATTGTGCGGCTCGTGGAACTGGACGGAAAGCCAGCCCCGCAGGTTCGTGTGAAGTTCGCCGGGCCTATCGCCTCAATGCGCGAAGTCAACGGACAGGAATTGCCGATTGATCAGCCAATTGGCTCGGCTTCTGTCGTAGACGGCGCACTTGAGACCTCTTTCAAGCCGTATCAGCCGCGTACCTTTGCCCTTCGGCTGGGCGAGTCTCCCGCGCATCTGAACTCAGTCACCTCGAAGCCGGTTGCGCTCAAGTACGACCTAGCCGCCGCGAGCGAAGACGACACGAAATCGATCGGCGGATTCGACAAGCAAGGCGACGCGCTTCCCGCAGAGATGCTGCCTACCCAACTCAGTGTCAATGGCGTGGATTTTCAACTGGCGCATGCCGGAACAGGCAAGCCCGATGCGCTGGTGACAAAGGGGCAGGCCATTCCTCTACCCGCAGGCGACTTCAATAAGGTGTATGTACTCGCAGCTTCTGCGCAAGGCGATCAGCAGGCCCAATTCCGCGTTGGGGATCGTCCTGTAAGTCTGACGGTAGAAGACTGGGGAGGGTTTATCGGCCAATGGGATACGCGCCAATGGAAGCCCAGGCCGGATTCGATCACGCAAGGCGGTGGGCCAAACAGCCAGGTTCCGGCGCACCAGGTTCCGCTCAGGAAGGATTGGGCTGTGTCGGCAAATCACGCGACATGGGATCTTCACAATCAGGGCTCGCCAGCCTGGTCCCCGCGCTATCCAGAGGATTATCTCGGTCTGCGTCCTGGCTACGTTAAGCCGGCAACTCTGGCATGGTATGCCTCACACCATCACACTCCGGAAGGTCTGAACCAGCCGTATGCTTACAGCTATCTCTTCGTTTACCCAATGGATTTGCCCGCTCATGCCAGGACGCTGACGTTGCCGGCAAATGACAGCATCCGGATCTTGGCAATCTCCGTTGCGAAGGAAGAGCCCAAAGTAGCCCCAGCCGAGCCGCTGTACGATACGTTGGGCAGGACGACAGAAAGCAATGCCAATGAAGATGCCGCGACGCGCTGA